Proteins encoded by one window of Dietzia sp. B32:
- a CDS encoding histidine kinase dimerization/phospho-acceptor domain-containing protein, giving the protein MNASIRTAAPIRWWHSARLRITLGITLITAAVFAAMMVFTFQLLNLSTERVMDSRLNREAADFSTFMSAGILPSFESENPTVEQLIRAYLAQQYPSSELLLVGTANESGTQFTLSRYGPDEDQLFPPAMRSQIQKIGLGATESSGILDDSVRWRKTTVESPAGLANIVVAVNDRGTHEETRRVVFYMRWASAGGMVVSAVLAWWIAGRMLVPVRRIREAAETISAADLSRRVPSDGPDEIVSLADTVNAMLQRVEEAYRTQREFLDDAGHELRTPLTVVQGNLDLMPDDPEGRAEATRLMQDELSRMTRIVEDLLTLARADRPDFLQTVPTDVAELVLDVEAKIEVVADRDWRVLPYAEGVARLDQHRITQALMQFCSNAVRFTESGDTIEIGCRIIEPGDPTVPDGFAAGPVSPAPKREDYRRRLLWWVRDHGAGIPQGEEESIFQRFHTARGQLRDGRGGTGLGLAIVSTIAKAHGGRAFAFNAEGGGAAFCIVVPFIAPPPEKRSRGVTDDRGSHPADHGKS; this is encoded by the coding sequence GTGAACGCCTCGATCCGGACGGCGGCCCCGATCCGTTGGTGGCACTCCGCACGACTGCGCATCACCCTCGGCATCACCCTCATCACGGCCGCGGTGTTCGCCGCGATGATGGTGTTCACCTTCCAGTTGCTCAATCTCAGCACCGAACGAGTCATGGATTCCAGGCTCAACCGCGAGGCCGCCGACTTCTCCACCTTCATGTCGGCGGGGATCCTGCCGTCGTTCGAATCGGAGAACCCCACCGTCGAGCAACTCATCCGCGCATACCTGGCCCAGCAGTATCCGTCGTCAGAACTACTACTGGTCGGGACCGCCAACGAGTCGGGGACCCAGTTCACGCTCTCCCGCTACGGGCCCGACGAGGACCAGCTCTTCCCGCCGGCGATGAGGTCCCAGATCCAGAAGATCGGACTGGGGGCCACCGAGAGTTCGGGAATCCTCGACGACTCGGTCCGGTGGCGCAAGACCACCGTCGAGAGCCCCGCGGGACTGGCCAACATCGTCGTGGCCGTCAACGACCGGGGCACCCATGAGGAGACCCGGCGAGTGGTCTTCTACATGCGCTGGGCCAGCGCCGGCGGCATGGTCGTCAGCGCGGTGTTGGCCTGGTGGATCGCCGGACGGATGCTCGTCCCGGTGCGCCGCATCCGCGAGGCGGCGGAGACGATCTCCGCCGCGGACCTGTCGAGGCGGGTCCCCTCCGACGGTCCGGACGAGATCGTCTCCCTCGCCGACACCGTCAACGCCATGCTCCAACGCGTCGAGGAGGCCTACCGGACCCAGCGGGAGTTCCTCGACGACGCCGGACACGAACTGCGCACCCCGCTGACCGTCGTGCAGGGCAACCTCGACCTCATGCCCGACGATCCCGAGGGGCGCGCCGAGGCCACCCGCCTCATGCAGGACGAGCTGTCGCGGATGACCCGCATCGTGGAGGACCTGCTCACCCTCGCCCGGGCCGACCGGCCCGACTTCCTCCAGACCGTCCCCACCGATGTCGCCGAACTCGTTCTGGACGTGGAGGCGAAGATCGAGGTGGTCGCCGACCGCGACTGGCGGGTGCTCCCCTACGCCGAGGGGGTGGCCCGGTTGGACCAACACCGGATCACCCAGGCCCTCATGCAGTTCTGCTCCAACGCGGTCCGCTTCACGGAGTCCGGCGACACCATCGAGATCGGGTGCCGCATCATCGAGCCGGGGGACCCCACCGTGCCGGACGGGTTCGCGGCGGGTCCTGTCTCCCCGGCCCCCAAGCGGGAGGACTACCGCCGTCGCCTGCTGTGGTGGGTCCGCGATCACGGCGCCGGCATTCCTCAGGGGGAGGAGGAGAGCATCTTCCAACGGTTCCACACCGCCCGTGGGCAACTACGCGACGGCCGCGGAGGGACCGGCCTGGGACTTGCCATCGTCTCCACCATCGCCAAGGCCCACGGGGGCCGTGCGTTCGCGTTCAACGCCGAGGGTGGGGGCGCGGCGTTCTGCATCGTCGTCCCCTTCATCGCGCCGCCACCCGAGAAGCGCTCCCGCGGCGTCACGGACGACCGCGGGTCGCATCCGGCCGACCACGGGAAGTCCTGA
- a CDS encoding response regulator transcription factor, whose translation MTNVLVVEDDDLIRSVLVKALGGAEYTALEAVDGESARAILSTISDIDLMLLDIGLPDTDGLTLLREARDRGFDAPVIILTARDSVANTVEGLDSGANDYMVKPFRVPELLARIRLRLREHEATEDPGILEHAGMRLDIRTRRVEVDGRIQELTNREYSLLEMLLRNKGETISREQLLESVWGMDFDPGSNIVNVYIRSLRRKIGENKVQTVRGVGYRVE comes from the coding sequence ATGACGAATGTTCTCGTCGTGGAGGATGATGACCTCATCCGCTCGGTGTTGGTGAAAGCACTCGGCGGCGCGGAGTACACCGCGCTCGAGGCGGTGGACGGGGAGAGCGCCCGGGCGATCCTGTCGACCATCTCCGACATCGACCTGATGCTGCTCGACATCGGCTTGCCGGACACGGACGGGCTGACCCTCCTGCGCGAGGCCCGCGACCGCGGGTTCGACGCACCCGTCATCATCCTAACGGCCCGGGACAGCGTCGCGAACACCGTCGAGGGGTTGGACTCCGGCGCCAACGACTACATGGTCAAGCCCTTCCGCGTTCCCGAGCTGCTCGCCCGCATCCGCCTCCGGCTGCGTGAGCACGAGGCGACCGAGGACCCGGGCATTCTCGAGCACGCCGGGATGCGTCTGGACATCCGCACCCGCCGTGTCGAGGTGGACGGCCGCATCCAGGAGCTGACCAACCGCGAGTACTCGCTGCTGGAGATGCTGCTTCGGAACAAGGGCGAGACCATCAGCCGCGAGCAGCTGCTCGAGAGCGTCTGGGGCATGGACTTCGACCCGGGCTCCAACATCGTCAACGTCTACATCCGTTCGCTGCGCCGCAAGATCGGCGAGAACAAGGTGCAGACCGTCCGCGGCGTCGGCTACCGCGTGGAGTGA
- a CDS encoding MDR family MFS transporter, with product MTTIAEGDAAPPAPPTSAPPTLPRRQLTGIIGSLALGAFLMILNETVLTVALPSIMADYGISAATGQWLTTGFLLTMAVVIPTTGFLLQRFGIRALFIAALVSFLVGTVLAIVAPVFGVLLAARVLQAVGTAILMPLLMNTTLTLVPLQHRGTVMGLNSIVIAVGPAIGPTVSGIVVNTASWHWIFVGMTPLAVLILVLGIVFIKIPTATRRAPLDVPSVALSVLAFGGLVYSVSIFGDVLSEPLLPLASAAVGLVALALFISRQIGLARTGGELLDPAPFRNRTFSVSVVMIMIAMGTLLGTVVILPILLQNGSGLSALTIGLMLLPGGLVQVAVGPVFGRVFDRHGPRPVLIPGALLLALGQWLFTTIDPETALGLMVVFHTIFCTGLAMLMTGLLSAALSDVPRELYGHGSAIFNTAQQLGGAIGTTIFVTVMSTVALGRTDDGARLVDGLFGGARTAFLAGGILATVAVVCSLFVKAAPQRD from the coding sequence ATGACGACTATCGCCGAGGGCGACGCCGCTCCGCCAGCCCCGCCGACCTCCGCCCCGCCGACCCTGCCCCGACGACAGCTCACCGGGATCATCGGGTCGCTCGCCCTGGGCGCGTTCCTGATGATCCTCAACGAGACGGTCCTGACGGTGGCGTTGCCGTCGATCATGGCCGACTACGGGATCTCCGCCGCGACCGGACAGTGGCTCACCACCGGGTTCCTGCTCACGATGGCCGTGGTGATCCCCACCACTGGCTTCCTGCTCCAGCGCTTCGGGATACGCGCCCTGTTCATCGCCGCTCTGGTCAGCTTCCTGGTGGGCACCGTGCTCGCGATCGTCGCCCCGGTCTTCGGCGTCCTGCTGGCCGCCCGTGTCCTGCAGGCCGTCGGCACCGCGATCCTCATGCCGCTGCTCATGAACACCACCCTGACCTTGGTCCCGCTGCAGCACCGGGGCACGGTCATGGGCCTGAACTCCATCGTGATCGCGGTCGGCCCGGCCATCGGCCCTACCGTGTCCGGCATTGTCGTCAACACGGCGTCCTGGCACTGGATCTTCGTCGGCATGACCCCTCTGGCCGTGCTCATCCTCGTCCTGGGCATCGTCTTCATCAAGATCCCCACCGCCACGCGCAGGGCGCCCCTCGACGTGCCCTCCGTGGCCCTGTCGGTCCTCGCGTTCGGCGGGCTCGTCTATTCGGTCTCGATCTTCGGGGACGTGCTCAGCGAGCCCCTGCTGCCGCTGGCCAGCGCCGCAGTGGGTCTCGTGGCGCTCGCGCTGTTCATCTCCCGGCAGATCGGGCTGGCCCGCACCGGGGGCGAACTGCTCGACCCGGCCCCGTTCAGGAACCGCACCTTCTCGGTGAGCGTCGTCATGATCATGATCGCCATGGGCACCCTGCTCGGCACGGTGGTCATCCTGCCGATCCTCCTCCAGAACGGGAGCGGCCTGAGCGCGCTGACCATCGGACTCATGCTGCTGCCCGGTGGCCTCGTGCAGGTCGCTGTGGGCCCGGTCTTCGGACGGGTCTTCGACCGCCACGGCCCGCGGCCGGTGCTCATCCCGGGCGCCCTCCTGCTGGCCCTGGGGCAGTGGTTGTTCACCACGATCGACCCGGAGACGGCGCTCGGGTTGATGGTCGTCTTCCACACGATCTTCTGCACGGGCCTCGCCATGCTCATGACGGGCCTGCTCTCCGCGGCGTTGAGCGATGTCCCCCGGGAGCTCTACGGCCACGGCTCGGCGATCTTCAACACGGCCCAGCAACTCGGCGGCGCGATCGGCACCACGATCTTCGTCACCGTCATGAGCACGGTCGCCCTGGGGCGGACCGACGACGGGGCGCGGCTGGTCGACGGGCTGTTCGGCGGGGCGCGCACCGCGTTCCTCGCGGGCGGGATCCTCGCGACGGTCGCGGTCGTCTGCTCGCTGTTCGTCAAGGCCGCCCCGCAGCGAGACTGA
- a CDS encoding TetR/AcrR family transcriptional regulator, whose translation MGIRDDHRARMLREIQRAALDLVEQNGLDSTTVADIAARVGISERTVFRYYTSKVHALMPGQQGLIDALVAVESARSDPAGILADLLAASREVFASEVERRVFRRVSRLLIREPDLLQVVAQQERALVESLSAALQERGALGHLQSLVVAEVVTMAWRVAWKSFAREELEGRECDPLALFDDTVRELGGLLDG comes from the coding sequence GTGGGAATCCGCGACGATCACCGCGCCCGGATGCTGCGCGAAATCCAGCGCGCGGCCCTCGACCTGGTCGAGCAGAACGGGCTGGACTCCACCACGGTCGCCGACATCGCCGCGCGGGTGGGCATCTCCGAACGAACGGTCTTCCGGTACTACACCTCGAAGGTGCACGCGCTGATGCCCGGGCAACAGGGATTGATCGATGCGCTGGTGGCGGTGGAGAGCGCTCGCTCCGACCCGGCCGGGATCCTCGCCGATCTCCTCGCCGCGAGCCGCGAGGTGTTCGCCTCCGAGGTGGAGAGGCGCGTCTTCCGCAGGGTCTCCCGCCTGCTGATCCGGGAGCCGGACCTGCTGCAAGTGGTGGCGCAGCAGGAGCGCGCCCTGGTGGAGTCCCTCAGCGCCGCCCTGCAGGAGCGGGGGGCTCTGGGCCACCTGCAGTCGCTCGTCGTGGCCGAGGTCGTGACCATGGCCTGGCGAGTGGCGTGGAAGTCCTTCGCCCGTGAGGAGCTCGAGGGGCGGGAGTGCGACCCGCTGGCCCTGTTCGACGACACGGTGCGCGAACTGGGCGGCCTGCTGGACGGCTGA
- a CDS encoding aldehyde dehydrogenase, giving the protein MVVVHDKLFSGTRWTDPITTGVLEVTSPATNAVVGRVAETTTEDLDEMVSQARDSFESGVWRSTPPAERGALLARVADMLEERQAEVCQILSDEMGTPPGTAAMIQVTPTLGVLRYYARLAETFPWSEVRHGDFGASVVTRQPVGVVAAITAWNVPLYLNTAKLAPALLSGSSVVLKPSSATPLSALWLADLFREAGLPEGVLSVVTGPSSVGDHLVSHVDVDKISFTGSTGVGKHIAGIAAQSLKRCSLELGGKSAAIVLEDADIAAHAGTMVFSALMNSGQACVSQNRILAPRSKYDEVVDALVENVKAMPVGDPADDGTAFGPLANHKQKQSVEGYIRKGVEEGATIAYGGGKVEGLPEGVAEGAYVQPTVFRDVDNSMTIAQEEIFGPVLQVIAYDTVDEAVQIANDSEFGLAGAVYSADPDAALAVAQRVRTGTMGINWYAFDPSAPFGGFKNSGLGRENGPEGLDAYCELQSVLMPFGWEPTEG; this is encoded by the coding sequence GTGGTCGTCGTCCATGACAAGCTCTTCTCCGGCACCCGCTGGACCGATCCCATCACCACCGGCGTCCTCGAGGTGACCTCGCCGGCCACCAACGCCGTCGTGGGCCGGGTCGCCGAGACCACCACCGAGGACCTGGACGAGATGGTCAGCCAGGCGCGCGACTCGTTCGAGTCCGGCGTGTGGCGCTCCACCCCGCCCGCCGAGCGCGGCGCCCTGCTGGCACGCGTGGCCGACATGCTCGAGGAGCGCCAGGCAGAGGTGTGCCAGATCCTCTCCGACGAGATGGGCACCCCGCCCGGCACCGCCGCCATGATCCAGGTGACGCCGACCCTGGGCGTGCTGCGCTACTACGCCCGCCTGGCCGAGACCTTCCCGTGGTCCGAGGTGCGCCACGGCGACTTCGGCGCCTCCGTGGTCACCCGCCAGCCCGTCGGCGTCGTCGCCGCCATCACGGCGTGGAACGTCCCGCTCTACCTCAACACCGCCAAGCTGGCGCCCGCGTTGCTGTCCGGCAGTTCGGTGGTCCTCAAGCCGTCCTCGGCCACGCCGCTGTCCGCGCTGTGGCTGGCCGACCTGTTCCGTGAGGCCGGGCTGCCCGAGGGTGTGCTGTCCGTGGTCACCGGCCCCAGCTCGGTGGGCGACCACCTCGTCTCCCACGTGGACGTCGACAAGATCTCGTTCACCGGCTCCACCGGCGTGGGCAAGCACATCGCCGGGATCGCCGCCCAGAGCCTCAAGCGGTGCTCGCTGGAGCTGGGTGGCAAGAGCGCCGCCATCGTGCTCGAGGACGCGGACATCGCCGCGCACGCCGGCACCATGGTGTTCTCCGCGCTCATGAACTCCGGCCAGGCGTGTGTGTCGCAGAACCGCATCCTCGCGCCGCGGTCGAAGTACGACGAGGTCGTCGATGCGCTGGTCGAGAACGTCAAGGCCATGCCCGTGGGTGACCCGGCCGACGACGGCACCGCCTTCGGCCCGCTGGCCAACCACAAGCAGAAGCAGTCCGTCGAGGGCTACATCCGCAAGGGTGTCGAGGAGGGCGCGACCATCGCCTACGGCGGCGGGAAGGTCGAGGGCCTGCCCGAGGGGGTCGCCGAGGGCGCCTACGTCCAGCCGACCGTGTTCCGGGACGTCGACAACTCCATGACGATCGCCCAGGAGGAGATCTTCGGGCCGGTCCTGCAGGTCATCGCGTACGACACGGTCGACGAGGCCGTGCAGATCGCCAACGACTCCGAGTTCGGCCTCGCCGGCGCGGTGTACTCCGCCGACCCCGACGCCGCGCTCGCCGTGGCGCAGCGGGTGCGCACCGGCACGATGGGCATCAACTGGTACGCCTTCGACCCGAGCGCGCCCTTCGGCGGATTCAAGAATTCGGGCCTGGGCCGCGAGAACGGCCCCGAGGGGCTGGACGCCTACTGCGAGCTGCAGAGTGTCCTCATGCCGTTCGGCTGGGAGCCCACCGAGGGCTGA
- a CDS encoding class I SAM-dependent methyltransferase, protein MITDPLHRSTALRSVARRATLGRSLGLLRSFPLEQSAPDVFYSGLAHDTVELVADLWERSGDRAAEPGTGPGTGRLPGLTVLDVGGGPGYFSDAYAAEGARYVSVEPDVGEMSAAGLDQAGSIRGSGMSLPIRSDAVDVCISSNVAEHVPEPWTMAEEMCRVTRPGGLVVVSYTLWYGPFGGHEMGLTHYLGGERARRMYERRHGRPPKNVYGESLFEVGCAEGLEWARSTSSGELLAAFPRYHPRWAWWLVRVPGVREALVSNLVLVLRAE, encoded by the coding sequence GTGATCACCGACCCGCTCCACCGCTCGACCGCACTGCGTTCGGTGGCCCGCCGCGCCACCCTCGGGCGGTCGCTCGGACTACTGCGCTCGTTCCCGCTCGAGCAGTCCGCCCCGGACGTCTTCTACTCCGGCCTGGCCCACGACACGGTGGAACTGGTGGCCGACCTGTGGGAGCGCTCGGGGGACCGGGCGGCCGAGCCGGGCACCGGGCCGGGCACCGGCAGGCTGCCGGGGCTCACGGTGCTGGACGTCGGCGGCGGGCCGGGCTACTTCTCGGATGCCTACGCCGCCGAGGGGGCGCGGTACGTGTCGGTCGAGCCGGACGTCGGCGAGATGTCGGCCGCGGGCCTGGACCAGGCGGGCTCGATCCGCGGCAGCGGCATGTCGCTGCCGATCAGGTCGGATGCCGTCGACGTCTGCATCTCGTCCAATGTGGCCGAACACGTCCCCGAGCCCTGGACGATGGCCGAGGAGATGTGCCGCGTCACGCGACCGGGCGGCCTCGTCGTCGTCTCCTACACGCTCTGGTACGGACCCTTCGGCGGCCATGAGATGGGGCTGACCCACTACCTCGGCGGCGAGCGGGCACGGCGGATGTACGAGCGGCGCCACGGCCGCCCGCCGAAGAACGTCTACGGGGAATCGCTGTTCGAGGTGGGGTGCGCCGAGGGGCTCGAGTGGGCGCGCAGCACGTCCTCGGGCGAGCTGCTGGCGGCGTTCCCGCGCTACCACCCGCGGTGGGCGTGGTGGCTGGTGCGGGTGCCCGGCGTCCGCGAGGCGCTCGTGTCCAATCTGGTTCTGGTGTTGCGGGCTGAGTAG
- a CDS encoding glycosyltransferase family 4 protein: protein MARILLLCWRDSTHPQGGGSERYLEHVADGLADAGHTVIYRTSRSRGAARSTTTGSGVTFSRAGGRFTVYPRALLAILFGRVGLGPLGSLRRPDVVVDTQNGVPFFSRLATTAPVVVLVHHIHREQWPVAGWLVARIGWWIESRLSPWVHRRSQYVTVSLPSADELAGLGVDPARIAVVRNGLDPLPAGIEPGGPATRVGGPRLVVLSRLVPHKHVEDALDVVTTLRASRPDLVLDVIGSGWWSDRLREYAAERGLLVPAPGSGAGTGPGPDAGSVVFHGHVDEATKHRILAGATVHLMPSRKEGWGLAVSEAAQHGVPTVGYHHAAGLRDSIDDGETGVLVDDVAAMTLATDRLLADPDLCGRMGEAARRKAAGMSWPATGSAMAQVLRAVTEGRRVSGVMSREVTGDADRARG, encoded by the coding sequence GTGGCTCGAATCCTGCTGCTGTGCTGGCGCGACAGCACCCATCCCCAGGGCGGCGGCAGCGAACGCTACCTCGAACACGTCGCCGACGGCCTCGCCGACGCCGGGCACACCGTCATCTACCGGACCTCACGCTCGCGGGGTGCGGCCCGCTCCACCACGACCGGGTCCGGGGTGACGTTCAGCCGGGCCGGTGGGCGCTTCACGGTCTACCCGCGCGCCCTGCTGGCCATCCTGTTCGGCAGGGTCGGACTGGGGCCGCTCGGCTCGCTGCGGCGGCCCGACGTCGTCGTCGACACCCAGAACGGCGTCCCCTTCTTCTCCCGCCTGGCCACCACGGCACCCGTCGTGGTCCTGGTCCACCACATCCACCGCGAGCAGTGGCCGGTCGCCGGGTGGCTCGTCGCGCGGATCGGCTGGTGGATCGAGTCGCGGCTGTCCCCGTGGGTGCACCGGCGCAGCCAGTACGTCACCGTGTCGCTGCCGTCCGCCGACGAGCTCGCCGGGCTCGGCGTGGACCCCGCCCGGATCGCGGTGGTGCGCAACGGCCTCGACCCACTGCCGGCCGGCATCGAGCCCGGCGGGCCGGCCACCCGAGTCGGCGGCCCCCGTCTGGTGGTGCTGTCGCGCCTGGTGCCGCACAAGCACGTCGAGGACGCCCTCGACGTCGTCACCACCCTGCGCGCGAGCCGCCCCGACCTGGTGCTGGACGTCATCGGCAGTGGCTGGTGGTCCGACCGCCTCCGTGAGTACGCCGCCGAGCGCGGGCTCCTCGTCCCCGCGCCGGGCTCGGGTGCCGGCACGGGCCCCGGCCCGGACGCGGGTTCGGTCGTGTTCCACGGGCACGTCGACGAGGCCACCAAGCACCGCATCCTCGCCGGCGCCACCGTCCACCTCATGCCCTCGCGCAAGGAGGGCTGGGGCCTGGCCGTGTCCGAGGCCGCGCAGCACGGGGTGCCCACCGTCGGCTACCACCACGCGGCGGGACTACGCGACTCGATCGACGACGGCGAGACCGGCGTCCTCGTGGACGATGTCGCGGCCATGACCCTGGCCACCGACCGCCTGCTCGCCGACCCCGACCTGTGCGGACGCATGGGTGAGGCCGCCCGCCGCAAGGCCGCGGGGATGTCGTGGCCCGCCACCGGATCGGCGATGGCGCAGGTCCTCCGGGCCGTCACCGAGGGCCGGCGCGTGAGCGGTGTGATGAGCCGTGAGGTCACCGGCGACGCCGACCGCGCCCGCGGCTGA
- a CDS encoding polysaccharide biosynthesis protein, translated as MDHQAREAAPGSATRRFLTGAGAVTAGSMLANIAAYLLHLPASRWLGPEGYGAFAALLSAQLLVAVPSLALQAVVAREHVRGVPHDVLRTLGRRVALLVAVVAALAVVPVSLLLDTPLPATAAALAPGPVLCLLTTEQGLLQGAERFRALGGVLALAGAGKVVPAVAVLAAGGGVGLALAAGAVCVTVAWVVATWISTRGSEARRPPTGTSSTSPGVAAVLAAGQVQLVMMALTSVDLLLARALLSPEDAGRYALGAVAAKAAFWLPQAVGTVLYPRMADPAGHRGAVRSAVGVLLGIGTVVVIGAAAAAPLVPVVVGEDYRPVAGLLWAFAALGVTLSVLQAFLLASIASDRTVEAAIAWCGLVLTAVAVWFAPRDVEGVLGATLVAVALTTVAAGWRALRVRPA; from the coding sequence GTGGACCATCAGGCGCGCGAGGCAGCACCCGGCTCCGCCACCAGGCGCTTCCTGACCGGCGCGGGAGCGGTGACGGCCGGCTCGATGCTGGCCAACATCGCCGCCTACCTGCTGCACCTTCCGGCCTCCCGGTGGCTCGGCCCCGAGGGGTACGGCGCGTTCGCCGCCTTGCTGTCCGCGCAACTCCTGGTGGCCGTGCCGTCGCTGGCGCTGCAGGCGGTCGTCGCCCGCGAACACGTCCGCGGGGTTCCGCACGACGTGCTGCGGACGCTCGGCAGGCGCGTCGCGCTCCTGGTCGCGGTGGTCGCCGCGCTGGCGGTCGTCCCGGTGTCGCTGCTGCTGGACACCCCCCTCCCGGCCACCGCCGCCGCGCTGGCCCCAGGCCCGGTGCTCTGTCTGCTCACCACCGAGCAGGGCCTGCTGCAGGGCGCCGAGCGGTTCCGCGCCCTCGGTGGAGTGCTCGCCCTGGCCGGCGCCGGCAAGGTGGTGCCCGCCGTCGCGGTCCTCGCCGCGGGCGGGGGCGTGGGGCTCGCGCTCGCGGCCGGGGCCGTCTGCGTGACGGTGGCCTGGGTGGTGGCGACGTGGATCTCGACACGCGGGTCCGAGGCGCGGCGACCGCCGACCGGGACCTCGTCGACCTCACCCGGCGTCGCGGCCGTACTCGCGGCCGGCCAGGTGCAGCTCGTGATGATGGCCTTGACCTCCGTCGACCTGCTCCTCGCACGCGCGCTGCTGTCCCCCGAGGACGCCGGCCGCTACGCGCTCGGGGCGGTCGCCGCCAAGGCCGCGTTCTGGCTGCCCCAGGCCGTGGGCACAGTGCTCTATCCGCGGATGGCCGATCCGGCGGGGCACCGGGGCGCGGTCCGTTCCGCGGTGGGCGTCCTGCTGGGCATCGGTACCGTCGTGGTGATCGGTGCCGCCGCGGCCGCACCGCTCGTGCCGGTGGTCGTCGGCGAGGACTACCGGCCCGTGGCCGGCCTGCTGTGGGCGTTCGCCGCCCTGGGCGTGACGCTGAGCGTGCTGCAGGCGTTCCTGCTGGCGAGCATCGCCTCCGACCGGACGGTGGAGGCCGCGATCGCCTGGTGCGGTCTGGTGCTCACCGCCGTCGCGGTGTGGTTCGCGCCCCGCGACGTCGAGGGCGTCCTGGGCGCGACGCTCGTCGCGGTCGCCCTCACCACGGTCGCCGCCGGCTGGCGGGCGCTCCGCGTCCGCCCCGCCTGA
- a CDS encoding DUF3068 domain-containing protein: protein MPALVLVGLGAFLITIALALVFFVVPGQKKTPLDINSTTVTEVAPGAVLVGKALAGNTPTDLNSDRPECRPEGGAAAGGEAEGDAPEGEAAEAETEQAFPVSCFIDNDIPLYSQRRVMAVEPSDSDVITLQAAQSLLREDIAGGEDVEALINATVDRVTVDRVSAMPVDEATSTLQVVAGGGDDAAPAGFARNGLQYKFPFDTEQRAYDYFDASTFTTNPIEFVGETSVGGIEAYEFTQELGPIDMWSSIRDHFASISDGYDPAVESVLASYRREGMTAGQWGLEGDPEREVDMRRFYTNTRTVYVNPATGQIINGKEDIYQFFAEDQDEAETFFNDKARMEEEKSEPTRTAVRFQSGWNEETQDNTLAGAQESADTLNTFGRVVPAVLGILGLLSLIGGLVLGLRGGGRTGGRTTRTRA from the coding sequence GTGCCCGCACTGGTCCTCGTCGGGCTCGGCGCATTCTTGATCACTATCGCACTGGCACTCGTGTTCTTCGTGGTGCCCGGCCAGAAGAAGACGCCGTTGGACATCAACTCCACGACGGTCACCGAGGTCGCGCCGGGGGCGGTCCTCGTGGGCAAGGCGCTGGCGGGCAACACCCCCACGGATCTCAACTCCGACCGGCCGGAGTGCCGTCCCGAGGGCGGGGCCGCGGCCGGCGGCGAGGCCGAGGGCGACGCACCCGAGGGTGAGGCCGCCGAGGCGGAGACCGAGCAGGCGTTCCCGGTCTCGTGCTTCATCGACAACGACATCCCGCTGTACTCGCAGCGCCGTGTCATGGCCGTCGAGCCGTCGGACTCCGACGTCATCACCCTGCAGGCCGCCCAGTCGCTGCTGCGCGAGGACATCGCGGGCGGCGAGGACGTCGAGGCCCTGATCAACGCCACCGTCGACCGTGTGACCGTCGACCGCGTGTCGGCCATGCCGGTCGACGAGGCCACCAGCACCCTGCAGGTCGTGGCCGGCGGGGGCGACGACGCCGCTCCCGCGGGCTTCGCCCGCAACGGGCTGCAGTACAAGTTCCCGTTCGACACCGAGCAGCGCGCGTACGACTACTTCGACGCCAGCACCTTCACCACCAACCCGATCGAGTTCGTCGGGGAGACGAGTGTCGGTGGGATCGAGGCCTACGAGTTCACGCAGGAGCTCGGCCCGATCGACATGTGGTCCTCGATCCGCGACCACTTCGCCTCGATCTCCGACGGCTACGACCCCGCCGTGGAGTCGGTCCTGGCCAGCTACCGCCGCGAGGGCATGACGGCCGGCCAGTGGGGCCTCGAGGGTGACCCGGAGCGCGAGGTCGACATGCGCCGCTTCTACACCAACACCCGCACGGTGTACGTGAACCCGGCCACCGGCCAGATCATCAACGGCAAGGAGGACATCTACCAGTTCTTCGCCGAGGACCAGGACGAGGCCGAAACCTTCTTCAACGACAAGGCCCGCATGGAGGAGGAGAAGTCCGAGCCCACCCGCACGGCCGTCCGCTTCCAGTCCGGTTGGAACGAGGAGACCCAGGACAACACCCTCGCCGGCGCGCAGGAGAGCGCCGACACGCTCAACACCTTCGGCCGCGTCGTCCCGGCCGTGCTGGGCATCCTCGGTCTGCTCTCGCTGATCGGTGGCCTCGTGCTGGGCCTGCGCGGCGGCGGTCGCACCGGCGGACGGACCACCCGGACCCGCGCCTGA